The genomic segment AGCTCGGACGCTAGGACAGGTATTTATCGATTCTTCTATTGTACGTACTGCAAAAATTAATCTTTATAAACTGGATTCACGTTTTAAACAGTCAAGGGTCAATATTGAAAGCTTCCATGGTAATGTCCTGTTGACCGGGCAGGTGCCGGATGCGCATCTCAAGCAATTGGCAGAAGATAATGTCAAATCCATGAGTGATGTCAGAGCGGTGCATAACTTTATCACTGTGGGTAACCAGAGCAGCTACACTACGATCATGCAGGATACCGCCGTGACGGCGAATACCCGTGGTTTGATTATGAAAGCACCGGTGGTGTCTGACAGCAAAGTGCATGTGCATACTGAAGATGGTGTACTGTATGTGATGGGACGTCTGAACAGTGCTGAAATCGATGACCTGAATCAGGTGCTGCAACAAGTGGGGAATATCACGAAAATTGTCACGCTCATCGACAACGTGGATCAGCGCTCTGGTTATAGTACTAACCAGAATTTTGCAGCGCCTGCATCTTATGCACAGTCGGGTGTTGAACAGACTCCAGTCGCCATCGATCCTGATACAGTTGAACCGACCGATGTTCCATAAGGTCAGTCAATTTAA from the Acinetobacter sp. YWS30-1 genome contains:
- a CDS encoding BON domain-containing protein, yielding MVKRIAITMLCVASLSGCASFISSGTGTAPVGTENGARTLGQVFIDSSIVRTAKINLYKLDSRFKQSRVNIESFHGNVLLTGQVPDAHLKQLAEDNVKSMSDVRAVHNFITVGNQSSYTTIMQDTAVTANTRGLIMKAPVVSDSKVHVHTEDGVLYVMGRLNSAEIDDLNQVLQQVGNITKIVTLIDNVDQRSGYSTNQNFAAPASYAQSGVEQTPVAIDPDTVEPTDVP